A region from the bacterium genome encodes:
- a CDS encoding T9SS type A sorting domain-containing protein, producing the protein MSGVAGYPSNREGWGHLVLDEALHFTGEARGLWLVDVRNADGLQTGQSVDYPLTVNSSAQELAVTLVFTDPPAVAGAAAPIINNLDLELIAPDATSYRGNVFASGFSAPGGSFDLLNTVERVLLASPASGQWTLRVRGTNVPEGPQGFAVVVNGDVTGSLTAVPGEETPLASLPRLAAPVPNPFNPKTTLRFSLPAAGPARLAIYDLSGRRLVTLVDERLEAGEHAVEWEGRDAAGTPLASGVYLARFEAAGVEDMRKLTLLK; encoded by the coding sequence ATGTCGGGCGTGGCGGGCTATCCCTCCAACCGCGAGGGCTGGGGGCATCTCGTGCTCGACGAGGCGCTGCACTTCACGGGCGAGGCGCGCGGCCTCTGGCTCGTCGATGTACGCAACGCGGACGGCCTCCAGACCGGCCAGAGCGTGGACTATCCGCTCACGGTGAACAGCAGCGCGCAGGAGCTGGCCGTGACGCTGGTCTTCACCGATCCGCCGGCCGTGGCCGGCGCGGCGGCGCCCATCATCAACAACCTGGACCTCGAGCTGATCGCGCCGGACGCGACGAGCTACCGGGGCAACGTCTTCGCCTCGGGCTTCAGCGCGCCGGGCGGCAGCTTCGATCTGCTGAATACGGTCGAGCGCGTGCTGCTCGCAAGCCCGGCCTCGGGCCAGTGGACCCTGCGCGTGCGCGGCACCAACGTGCCCGAGGGCCCGCAGGGCTTTGCCGTGGTGGTGAACGGCGACGTCACCGGCTCGCTCACCGCGGTGCCCGGCGAGGAGACGCCGCTCGCTTCGCTGCCGCGCCTGGCCGCGCCCGTGCCCAACCCCTTCAACCCGAAGACGACGCTGCGCTTCTCGCTGCCCGCGGCGGGCCCGGCGCGCCTGGCGATCTACGACCTCAGCGGCCGCCGCCTGGTGACCCTGGTCGACGAGCGCCTCGAGGCCGGCGAGCACGCGGTCGAGTGGGAGGGCCGCGACGCGGCGGGCACGCCGCTGGCGAGCGGCGTCTACCTCGCGCGCTTCGAGGCGGCGGGAGTAGAGGACATGAGGAAGCTTACGCTACTCAAATAG